In the genome of Spirochaetia bacterium, one region contains:
- a CDS encoding epoxyqueuosine reductase QueH, whose translation MDMHQENKKLLLHCCCGPCSTTCIKRLLAEGYEPVLWYGNDNIYPVQEFEKRYDNLKIVAAHHGLELIKGTYDHDAWLQAISGLEREREGGRRCEACFAYNLAIAAAKAKELDIPYFTTTLTVSRYKDSHKIFAVGENLEGFLAFDFKKKGGYEESIRLSKELGLYRQQYCGCEFSYAQAAEQKKKHNC comes from the coding sequence ATGGATATGCATCAGGAAAACAAGAAATTGCTTCTTCATTGCTGTTGTGGTCCCTGTAGCACGACCTGTATCAAGCGGTTGCTTGCAGAAGGATATGAACCTGTACTTTGGTATGGAAATGACAATATATATCCCGTTCAGGAATTTGAAAAACGCTATGACAACCTGAAGATTGTGGCAGCACATCATGGGCTGGAACTGATCAAGGGAACATATGACCATGATGCTTGGTTGCAGGCTATTTCAGGGCTTGAACGGGAGAGGGAAGGCGGTAGACGCTGTGAAGCCTGTTTTGCCTATAATCTTGCTATTGCTGCAGCCAAGGCGAAGGAACTAGACATACCTTATTTTACTACAACGCTGACAGTGAGCCGATATAAGGACAGTCATAAGATATTTGCTGTCGGTGAGAATCTGGAGGGTTTCCTTGCTTTTGATTTCAAGAAAAAAGGCGGATATGAGGAAAGTATCCGCCTGAGCAAGGAGCTCGGGCTGTATAGACAGCAATATTGTGGCTGTGAGTTTTCTTATGCGCAGGCAGCGGAACAGAAAAAAAAGCACAACTGTTGA
- a CDS encoding transketolase family protein — protein MYTVTKEIHPEKEDMKTVFAQTMEELVREDPAVVYFDCDLMNSIGMADFAKRHPRKAVDCGIQEANMISVAAGASAVGLKPFTHTFGTFASRRVMDQVFISAAYAKLNVRMLGSDEGITASSNGGTHMPLEDIAMMRAVPGITIIDVTDCAMLRDVIRQTKDMYGVFYIRLARKKTDHIFDEGSTFEIGRVAKLRKGSDVTLFCAGACVAETLRAADLLAEKGISADVQNMFTIKPIDRDAIVEAARRTGAIVTVENHNIINGLGSAVAEVLVETIPIPMERIGTRDLFGQVGSVDYLKKVYHMTAVDIAEAARKAISRKK, from the coding sequence ATGTATACAGTGACAAAAGAAATTCATCCTGAGAAAGAGGATATGAAGACTGTATTTGCACAGACAATGGAGGAACTGGTCAGGGAAGATCCCGCAGTCGTATACTTCGATTGTGACCTTATGAATTCCATTGGCATGGCAGATTTCGCCAAGAGACATCCTAGGAAAGCTGTAGACTGCGGTATACAGGAAGCAAATATGATTTCTGTTGCCGCTGGAGCTTCTGCTGTCGGCTTGAAGCCGTTTACACATACATTCGGGACATTTGCTTCCCGTCGTGTCATGGACCAGGTCTTTATTTCTGCTGCATATGCGAAACTGAATGTCCGTATGCTGGGATCGGATGAAGGGATAACAGCATCTTCCAATGGAGGGACCCATATGCCATTGGAAGATATTGCAATGATGCGCGCTGTACCAGGCATTACGATTATTGATGTAACGGACTGTGCCATGCTACGTGATGTCATTCGGCAGACGAAGGATATGTATGGTGTATTTTATATTCGTCTTGCACGGAAAAAGACTGACCATATCTTTGATGAAGGCTCTACGTTTGAAATCGGCAGGGTAGCCAAGTTGCGTAAGGGCAGTGATGTCACGCTGTTCTGTGCAGGTGCTTGTGTCGCAGAGACCTTGCGTGCAGCGGATTTGCTTGCTGAAAAAGGAATCTCAGCAGATGTGCAGAATATGTTTACGATAAAACCGATTGACCGTGATGCTATAGTTGAAGCTGCACGCAGGACCGGAGCAATCGTAACAGTGGAAAACCACAATATCATCAATGGTCTGGGGTCTGCTGTTGCGGAGGTCTTGGTGGAGACTATCCCGATACCGATGGAACGCATCGGTACACGGGACTTATTCGGACAGGTAGGGTCAGTGGATTACTTGAAAAAAGTATACCATATGACAGCCGTTGATATTGCAGAAGCTGCAAGAAAAGCTATTTCTAGGAAAAAATGA
- a CDS encoding transketolase: MEKTLDELDIFAAQIRKAALAAMNSFHGGHLGGSMSMADLLAALYGKIMRINPQDPQWNKRDWLVVSKGHCGPAVYAVLALCGYFPEKELLTLNQGGTCLPSHCDRNKTPGIDMTTGSLGQGFSSACGIAWGMQYKGMPNYVYAILGDGECDEGQVWETALFAASKKLNHFIAFIDQNGKQLDGYTRDICDLGDLGAKFRDFGWYAQEVNGHDISAILSAVDAAKAVDDRPSMIVLHTMKGQDCCFAEHMFYNHFIRFTQEQYEEAIAFLDKKIEALQSEDGKCIQ; this comes from the coding sequence ATGGAAAAGACACTTGATGAACTTGATATTTTTGCCGCCCAGATTCGCAAGGCTGCCCTTGCTGCCATGAATTCATTTCATGGCGGCCATCTGGGTGGTTCCATGTCCATGGCGGATTTGCTGGCCGCTTTATATGGGAAGATAATGAGGATCAATCCTCAGGATCCACAATGGAACAAGCGGGATTGGCTGGTAGTTTCCAAGGGACACTGCGGACCTGCCGTATATGCTGTCCTTGCTTTGTGCGGCTATTTTCCTGAAAAGGAATTGCTGACATTGAACCAAGGTGGAACTTGTTTACCGTCACATTGTGACCGGAACAAGACACCGGGAATCGACATGACCACCGGTTCCTTAGGACAAGGATTTTCATCTGCCTGTGGTATCGCATGGGGAATGCAATATAAGGGTATGCCCAATTATGTGTATGCCATCCTAGGTGACGGAGAATGTGATGAAGGACAGGTCTGGGAAACTGCTTTGTTTGCAGCCAGCAAGAAGCTGAATCATTTTATTGCATTCATTGATCAGAATGGAAAGCAGTTGGATGGCTATACCAGGGATATCTGTGATTTGGGGGACCTAGGTGCAAAATTCAGGGATTTCGGCTGGTATGCCCAGGAAGTAAACGGGCATGACATTTCAGCAATCCTTTCTGCTGTCGATGCAGCAAAAGCCGTAGATGACCGTCCCTCTATGATTGTACTTCATACGATGAAGGGGCAGGATTGCTGTTTTGCAGAGCATATGTTCTATAATCACTTCATTCGGTTCACACAGGAGCAGTATGAGGAGGCAATTGCTTTCTTGGATAAGAAGATTGAAGCTCTGCAGAGCGAGGATGGAAAATGTATACAGTGA
- a CDS encoding 5-deoxy-glucuronate isomerase, with product MKYTNRKSFEKGYNAIVSSVLNPEMMGLDFGVVSMTSGDKMRFCYDQEVVYDLVMGRITFSWEDRSEEAERSDCFHHGATLLHVPHGTTVYVECWSEKAEIAVCRTENAKDFQARLLKPDDCLCANEERGAGQMNECSTRIVRTFFDRSSCPDTNFFIGEVVHFPGKWSSYPPHQHVEPEMYFYKFLPENGYGLAEYGDDAYKIRNNDLMGMPANVTHSQVAAPGYAEYYLWCIRLRDKENIVTTFVKEHQWVTAPDAKYFPDI from the coding sequence GTGAAATATACAAACAGGAAATCCTTTGAAAAAGGATACAATGCAATTGTCTCATCTGTCTTGAACCCTGAGATGATGGGGCTGGATTTTGGAGTAGTTTCCATGACCAGCGGTGATAAGATGCGCTTCTGTTATGATCAGGAAGTCGTGTATGATCTGGTGATGGGAAGAATTACATTTTCATGGGAAGACAGAAGCGAAGAGGCTGAACGTAGTGATTGTTTCCATCATGGTGCAACTTTGCTTCATGTGCCGCATGGTACGACGGTCTATGTAGAATGTTGGTCCGAAAAGGCAGAGATTGCAGTCTGCCGTACTGAAAATGCCAAGGATTTCCAAGCACGCTTGCTCAAGCCTGACGATTGTCTCTGTGCCAATGAAGAACGTGGTGCCGGACAGATGAATGAATGCTCTACACGTATCGTCCGTACGTTCTTTGACCGTTCCAGTTGTCCAGATACAAATTTCTTTATCGGGGAAGTCGTACATTTTCCGGGGAAATGGTCGTCATATCCACCACATCAGCATGTGGAACCGGAAATGTATTTCTATAAGTTCTTGCCTGAGAATGGCTATGGTCTTGCTGAATATGGAGATGATGCCTACAAGATCCGTAACAATGATTTGATGGGCATGCCTGCAAATGTTACCCATTCCCAGGTTGCTGCCCCGGGATATGCTGAATATTACCTTTGGTGTATCCGTCTGCGTGATAAGGAAAATATCGTAACGACATTTGTTAAGGAACATCAATGGGTTACAGCTCCGGATGCAAAGTATTTTCCGGATATCTGA
- a CDS encoding Gfo/Idh/MocA family oxidoreductase, producing MSRKLKMGIIGVGRLGYEHANNIANKIGSAELVAICDADRKCAEKVAGDLGVDAVYTDARKLCADQKVEAVAIVSNTASHTDLIKIAMDTGKHVFCEKPLCDTVEKCKAAEKVVEAHPELTFQLGFMRRYDNSYRLAKQKIDHGDIGKVFLVRCYSQDPISIIKGTLEYAPRSGGQFIDMNIHDIDLIRWLTGSEPKKLWSIGGCYEFKQYKDWDDGDNVSTLMQCENDAMAFMYAGRAAAHGSHVETEILGTRGTLRIGSVPTDSLLEVMSSHGVCRECYQDFLTRWHDAYVAEMEAFIDCVQTGKKPGVGVYDGTKSTNIAFRCKESFLSGEMLTVQDV from the coding sequence ATGAGTAGAAAACTGAAGATGGGAATCATCGGTGTAGGGCGCTTAGGGTATGAGCATGCGAACAACATTGCAAACAAAATTGGTAGTGCAGAACTTGTTGCCATATGTGATGCTGATAGAAAATGTGCTGAGAAAGTAGCCGGTGACCTAGGAGTGGATGCAGTATATACGGATGCCAGAAAACTGTGTGCCGATCAGAAGGTAGAAGCAGTGGCAATTGTTTCCAACACAGCATCACATACCGATCTGATTAAGATTGCAATGGATACTGGGAAGCATGTATTCTGTGAAAAACCACTGTGTGATACGGTTGAAAAATGCAAAGCGGCAGAAAAGGTCGTGGAAGCGCATCCTGAATTAACTTTCCAGCTTGGTTTCATGCGCCGCTATGACAATTCATACCGGCTTGCAAAGCAGAAGATTGACCATGGGGACATCGGTAAGGTCTTCCTTGTCCGTTGCTATTCCCAAGATCCTATTTCAATCATCAAAGGTACGTTGGAATATGCTCCTCGTTCGGGAGGACAGTTCATTGACATGAATATCCATGATATTGATTTGATCCGTTGGCTGACGGGATCTGAACCAAAAAAGCTTTGGTCGATCGGGGGGTGTTACGAATTCAAGCAATATAAGGATTGGGATGATGGAGACAATGTCTCAACGCTGATGCAATGTGAAAATGATGCAATGGCCTTCATGTATGCAGGTCGGGCTGCTGCACATGGTTCTCATGTGGAAACGGAAATCCTTGGAACGAGAGGCACTCTGCGTATCGGTTCAGTTCCTACAGATTCCCTTTTGGAAGTGATGAGTTCCCATGGAGTTTGCAGGGAATGCTACCAGGATTTCCTGACACGTTGGCACGATGCCTATGTTGCAGAGATGGAAGCTTTCATAGACTGTGTGCAGACCGGAAAGAAACCTGGCGTCGGTGTATATGACGGCACAAAGAGTACGAATATTGCATTTCGGTGCAAGGAATCGTTTCTGTCGGGTGAGATGCTGACGGTCCAGGATGTCTGA
- the iolE gene encoding myo-inosose-2 dehydratase produces the protein MLDKKKVHVGIAPIAWTEDDMPEMGAENSFLQTISEISLAGYTGTEIGCQFPHDAKIMNKELGRRGLSAITGWISTYINERPMWWNERAFVDHMNFLKSIGATLINTSDQSFSVQHCWDTPFTAKHVLNDDQWEVLAKGLDHLGKIAYDNGMHIIYHPHMTTTVQKTGEIDRMLEMTDAKYVNIIFDTGHLAFSGEDPVEILRKHHDRIKHVHLKDVRKSIREKCYADKLSFLHSIPEGVFNVPGDSGGMVDFPTVFRLLDQYHYEGWLVVEAEQDPSVANPLDYARLARAYVREQTGL, from the coding sequence ATGCTTGATAAGAAAAAAGTCCATGTCGGTATTGCTCCGATTGCATGGACAGAGGATGATATGCCGGAAATGGGAGCAGAAAACAGCTTTCTACAAACCATCAGCGAGATTTCACTTGCCGGTTATACCGGAACGGAAATAGGTTGTCAGTTTCCCCATGATGCCAAAATCATGAACAAAGAGCTTGGCCGTCGTGGACTGTCTGCAATCACAGGTTGGATAAGTACCTATATCAATGAACGTCCGATGTGGTGGAATGAACGTGCATTTGTCGATCATATGAATTTCTTGAAATCAATCGGTGCTACGCTGATCAATACATCTGACCAGAGTTTTTCCGTACAGCATTGCTGGGATACACCTTTTACTGCAAAGCATGTCCTGAATGATGATCAGTGGGAAGTACTTGCAAAAGGGTTGGATCATCTGGGAAAGATTGCCTATGACAATGGTATGCATATTATCTATCACCCGCACATGACTACGACGGTACAGAAGACAGGGGAAATTGATCGGATGCTAGAGATGACTGATGCCAAGTATGTCAATATTATCTTTGATACGGGACATCTGGCGTTTTCCGGCGAGGATCCAGTGGAAATCTTGAGGAAACATCACGACCGGATCAAGCATGTCCATTTGAAGGATGTGCGGAAGAGCATCAGGGAAAAATGCTATGCCGATAAACTGAGTTTCCTTCATTCTATACCCGAGGGAGTATTCAATGTCCCTGGTGATAGCGGAGGAATGGTGGACTTTCCTACGGTTTTCCGCTTACTGGACCAATATCATTATGAGGGCTGGTTGGTCGTGGAAGCAGAACAGGATCCATCTGTTGCAAACCCGCTGGATTATGCAAGGTTGGCACGTGCATATGTGCGTGAACAGACAGGTCTGTAA
- the iolD gene encoding 3D-(3,5/4)-trihydroxycyclohexane-1,2-dione acylhydrolase (decyclizing), whose protein sequence is MNRTKMTVAQALVKFLNQQYVEMDGKEEPFVDGIFAVFGHGMVVGLGQALEENPGHLRVYQGRNEQGMAHAAIAYAKQNNRRKIIACTSSIGPGATNMVTAALTASINQLPLLLFPSDSFATRQPDPVLQQMEQPYDLSMTANDCFKPVCRYWDRISRPEQLMTAMINAMRVLTDSSNCGTACIALPQDVQGESFAYPDCFFQKRVHHIARRLADAYEIDKAVEMICESKKPLVVSGGGVRYSEAGQTVMDFCKSFNIPVSQTQAGHSALPDSFPLCVGGIGVTGGLAANHLAADADLVIGVGTRFNDFVTGSKWVLFRNPDIRVLAINTSEYHAEKVDAQRCVGDAKVTLEAIAKKLKIRGYRSGYTDEIRKIKTEWEKTRKAVCDMTYTGKDFVPCVPSWTPKIINDYLEDIGGTITESNAVALMNREIDADAIVVAAAGSLPADMERLWVTDAKDSYHMEYGASCMGYEIAGAFGAKLAEPDKEVYALLGDGSFMMLNADMATSIQEGAKITVVVFDNAAFGCINNLQMGNGISSLATEMRYRNEKTGKMDGHYVYTDFARIGEGYGLKGFVAKTTDEFVQALHEAKKEKCSCIIDVKVLPKTMAEGFESWWHIGVASFSKSRDVQEARKRIDDKLAEARMY, encoded by the coding sequence ATGAATAGAACAAAGATGACGGTTGCACAGGCACTGGTCAAGTTCTTGAACCAGCAATATGTCGAGATGGATGGTAAGGAAGAGCCTTTTGTTGACGGGATTTTTGCTGTCTTTGGGCATGGTATGGTAGTAGGGCTTGGACAGGCCCTTGAGGAAAACCCTGGACATCTACGGGTGTACCAAGGACGTAACGAGCAAGGCATGGCACATGCCGCAATTGCATATGCAAAGCAGAACAATCGTCGAAAGATCATAGCCTGTACATCATCCATAGGCCCCGGAGCGACCAATATGGTGACTGCAGCATTGACTGCTTCCATCAACCAGCTGCCGTTGTTGCTGTTCCCATCTGATAGCTTTGCAACCCGTCAGCCCGATCCCGTGCTGCAGCAGATGGAACAACCTTATGATCTTTCAATGACTGCGAATGATTGTTTCAAGCCTGTATGCCGATATTGGGATCGTATTTCCCGTCCGGAACAACTGATGACTGCAATGATCAATGCAATGCGGGTATTGACTGATTCATCAAATTGCGGAACCGCCTGCATTGCCCTTCCTCAGGATGTGCAGGGTGAGAGCTTTGCCTATCCTGATTGTTTTTTCCAGAAACGAGTACATCATATTGCACGTCGCCTTGCAGATGCGTATGAAATTGACAAGGCCGTAGAAATGATTTGTGAATCCAAGAAACCGTTGGTAGTTTCCGGCGGTGGCGTCCGATATTCCGAAGCTGGGCAAACGGTAATGGATTTCTGCAAGTCTTTCAATATTCCTGTTTCCCAGACACAGGCAGGTCACTCTGCATTGCCTGATTCTTTTCCTCTTTGTGTAGGTGGAATCGGGGTTACCGGTGGTTTGGCTGCCAATCATCTGGCTGCAGATGCAGATCTGGTCATTGGTGTCGGAACCCGGTTCAATGATTTTGTCACTGGTTCCAAATGGGTGCTTTTCCGCAATCCCGATATACGGGTACTTGCCATCAATACATCTGAGTACCATGCCGAGAAGGTGGATGCGCAGCGGTGTGTCGGTGATGCAAAGGTAACCTTGGAAGCCATTGCTAAGAAACTGAAGATACGAGGGTACAGGTCCGGCTATACGGATGAAATCAGAAAAATCAAGACAGAATGGGAAAAGACCCGCAAAGCTGTATGTGATATGACATACACCGGCAAGGATTTTGTACCTTGCGTACCGAGCTGGACACCGAAGATTATCAACGACTATCTGGAAGATATCGGCGGGACCATTACGGAATCCAATGCAGTTGCGCTGATGAACCGTGAAATTGATGCCGATGCCATCGTCGTTGCCGCAGCAGGATCATTGCCTGCTGATATGGAACGGCTGTGGGTGACCGATGCGAAAGACAGCTATCATATGGAGTATGGAGCTTCCTGCATGGGATATGAGATTGCAGGGGCCTTCGGTGCAAAACTGGCTGAACCTGATAAGGAAGTATATGCATTGCTTGGCGACGGTTCCTTCATGATGCTGAATGCTGATATGGCAACTTCCATACAGGAAGGTGCAAAGATTACAGTCGTGGTCTTTGACAATGCAGCTTTCGGATGCATCAACAACCTGCAGATGGGCAATGGCATAAGTTCCCTTGCGACTGAAATGCGTTACCGCAATGAAAAGACTGGAAAGATGGATGGCCATTATGTGTATACAGATTTCGCAAGGATCGGTGAAGGCTATGGACTCAAAGGATTTGTTGCCAAGACTACTGATGAGTTCGTGCAGGCCTTGCATGAAGCCAAGAAGGAAAAATGTTCCTGTATCATCGACGTAAAGGTATTGCCGAAAACCATGGCAGAGGGCTTTGAGAGTTGGTGGCATATCGGCGTAGCTTCGTTTTCCAAGTCAAGGGATGTACAGGAAGCCCGTAAACGTATTGATGACAAACTGGCAGAAGCCAGGATGTATTAG
- a CDS encoding sugar phosphate isomerase/epimerase yields the protein MLKLGYNEATCMENSSVIKDLQLCEKYGYDAIELRLDMLKDYLRNHSLNSLKSFFAKSHLCPFALNSIENINFTTDKQWQDLVNLFLFGCKIAKEIKIPYLIVVPTVGKDINKKNEEEVLGDSVDVLRKLSELAAPYGVGLSFEPIGDRHWCCNSLRQALEIIQAVNKKNVGLTVDCINFYMHDKCADLEFIRQIPKEKLFVFHINDCEDLPLGLLEQCNRLMPGDGCIPVAEIIRRVQAVGYDGPACVELFRPEYWKMDAEKVIQMAAIKTRKFL from the coding sequence ATGCTTAAATTAGGTTATAATGAAGCAACCTGCATGGAAAATTCTTCAGTTATCAAAGATTTACAACTATGTGAAAAATATGGATATGATGCCATAGAACTTCGTTTGGATATGTTAAAGGATTACCTTAGAAATCATTCACTTAACAGTTTAAAAAGTTTTTTTGCAAAAAGCCATTTATGTCCATTTGCCTTGAACTCTATTGAAAATATTAACTTTACTACAGATAAACAATGGCAGGATTTAGTAAATTTATTTTTATTTGGTTGTAAAATTGCAAAAGAAATTAAAATCCCTTATCTAATCGTTGTACCAACCGTAGGAAAAGATATCAATAAAAAGAATGAAGAAGAAGTCCTCGGTGATTCCGTTGACGTCTTACGAAAACTTTCAGAGTTGGCAGCACCATATGGAGTGGGACTTTCTTTTGAACCAATCGGTGATCGACACTGGTGTTGTAACAGTTTACGCCAAGCATTGGAAATTATACAAGCAGTAAATAAGAAAAATGTTGGATTAACGGTGGATTGCATTAATTTTTATATGCATGACAAATGTGCTGATTTGGAATTTATTCGTCAAATTCCTAAAGAAAAGCTTTTTGTTTTTCATATCAATGATTGCGAGGATTTGCCACTTGGTTTACTTGAGCAATGTAATCGATTGATGCCTGGTGATGGATGCATTCCTGTTGCAGAAATTATACGTAGGGTGCAGGCAGTGGGATATGATGGACCTGCTTGTGTTGAACTGTTTCGCCCTGAATACTGGAAAATGGATGCTGAAAAAGTCATACAAATGGCAGCTATAAAAACTCGTAAATTTTTGTGA
- a CDS encoding MFS transporter, with protein MKREEENISLTGASRLRFGTKMAYGCGDTACNIVFGMITTLLTLFYTDYVGINPITIGLVMLVSRVFDGTSDVIMGFFVEKTHSKYGKARPWILWMSVPYAIAAVLLFAVPHTTEFLQGIYIFVTYNLCTTVFYTAINVPYGSLSTLMTNSSHEQDLLSIFRMGLAPMGRIIAVTFTMPVVKLFGNTQVAWIKAMGIWASIALVLLLICFFNCKEKVQPTAPSTKKVPIGKNLKALAKNQYFWVGLVLWTITCVHSTIVGTVLPYYCKYIFHNDSWMYSLLYLLETGILCSGAFVCPLFLHRFTKRTISLVGAVVAVAGQALVIINPNSFVWVAGTSVIRAIGEVPLTALIFGILGDVVDFGEWKTGFRQEGLVFGGGSMGFKLGTGITSAIVTAMMSYAGYIASVGVRIQQPIRALKTIQNIYIWGPLIIWIFAVIVLIFYKLDEIYPQIIHELVQRKKTFE; from the coding sequence TTGAAAAGGGAGGAGGAAAATATATCGCTGACTGGAGCTTCACGTCTAAGGTTTGGAACCAAAATGGCGTATGGTTGTGGTGACACGGCCTGCAATATTGTATTTGGGATGATTACAACTTTATTGACGTTGTTTTATACAGATTATGTTGGTATCAACCCAATAACAATTGGTTTGGTTATGTTGGTTTCTCGGGTGTTTGATGGTACGTCAGATGTAATTATGGGATTTTTCGTAGAAAAAACCCACTCAAAATATGGTAAGGCGCGTCCTTGGATTTTGTGGATGTCGGTTCCGTATGCAATTGCTGCAGTACTTCTTTTTGCAGTACCTCATACAACAGAATTTTTGCAAGGGATTTATATTTTTGTTACTTACAATCTTTGTACGACTGTTTTTTATACAGCGATTAATGTTCCATATGGTTCATTGTCTACATTGATGACGAATAGTTCTCATGAACAGGACTTGCTTTCAATTTTTCGTATGGGGCTTGCTCCAATGGGTCGTATTATAGCAGTTACCTTTACGATGCCTGTTGTTAAATTATTTGGAAATACACAAGTTGCATGGATTAAGGCAATGGGTATATGGGCAAGTATTGCACTCGTTTTGCTGCTTATTTGTTTTTTTAATTGCAAGGAAAAAGTACAGCCGACTGCACCATCAACAAAAAAAGTACCAATTGGAAAAAATCTTAAAGCATTGGCTAAAAATCAATACTTTTGGGTTGGCTTGGTTTTATGGACAATAACTTGTGTACATTCTACGATTGTGGGAACGGTTTTGCCATATTATTGTAAGTATATTTTTCATAATGATTCTTGGATGTACAGTTTATTATATTTACTTGAAACTGGTATATTGTGTTCTGGTGCTTTTGTTTGTCCGTTATTCTTGCATAGATTTACAAAGAGGACAATTTCATTGGTAGGGGCTGTCGTAGCAGTTGCTGGACAAGCTTTGGTAATAATAAATCCAAATAGTTTTGTATGGGTTGCTGGGACAAGTGTTATCCGTGCAATTGGAGAAGTTCCACTTACTGCTTTGATTTTTGGTATTTTGGGTGATGTTGTAGATTTCGGTGAATGGAAAACTGGATTTCGACAAGAGGGGTTAGTTTTTGGCGGTGGCAGTATGGGATTCAAACTCGGTACAGGTATTACAAGTGCTATAGTTACGGCAATGATGAGTTATGCTGGATATATAGCATCTGTAGGAGTACGGATACAACAACCAATCAGAGCGTTGAAAACTATTCAGAATATATATATATGGGGACCGCTTATAATTTGGATTTTTGCTGTTATTGTCCTTATATTTTATAAATTGGATGAAATTTATCCTCAAATTATACATGAATTAGTTCAACGGAAAAAGACATTTGAATAA
- the iolG gene encoding inositol 2-dehydrogenase, with protein sequence MKKKVRIGLIGAGRIGRLHGENLAQAIPDADLCAIADPCLNDEMKSWASSLNITECYKETKKIMADSTIKAVYICSSTGTHADLIKEAAKNGKDIFCEKPIHWDLVKIHEALDAVQKAGVKLQVGFVRRFDHNHKKVHDVVASGRLGNPCIVKITSRDPAHQSMEYIATSGGIFIDMTIHDFDMARYLSGSEVTEVTAYGAVCDNPDYKKYDDVDTAIVLLKFENGALGVIDNTRASYYGYDQRTEVQCQKGCVQVSNDLENTALISSAENVQLAKPTWFFLERYKDAFLAEDRAFVEAVQSNKEPLVSGIDGLRPVEIAIAAHKSLKEGRSVKISEVH encoded by the coding sequence ATGAAGAAAAAGGTACGAATTGGTTTGATTGGTGCAGGAAGAATTGGAAGATTGCATGGAGAAAATTTAGCACAAGCAATACCAGATGCGGATTTGTGCGCCATAGCTGATCCATGTTTGAATGATGAAATGAAATCATGGGCTAGTTCGCTTAATATAACAGAATGTTATAAAGAAACAAAGAAAATTATGGCAGATTCTACTATTAAGGCTGTGTACATTTGTTCTTCTACCGGGACACATGCTGATTTAATTAAAGAAGCTGCAAAAAACGGTAAAGATATTTTTTGTGAAAAACCTATCCATTGGGATCTTGTAAAAATTCACGAAGCACTTGATGCTGTGCAAAAAGCAGGAGTAAAATTACAAGTTGGTTTTGTTCGCCGTTTTGATCATAATCATAAAAAAGTACACGATGTTGTTGCATCAGGCAGATTGGGTAATCCTTGTATTGTGAAAATTACTTCAAGAGATCCAGCTCATCAATCTATGGAGTATATTGCAACATCCGGCGGAATATTTATTGACATGACAATTCACGATTTTGATATGGCCCGATATTTGTCGGGTAGCGAGGTAACTGAGGTAACTGCGTACGGTGCTGTATGTGACAATCCAGACTATAAAAAATATGATGATGTCGATACAGCTATTGTGTTGTTAAAGTTTGAGAATGGAGCGCTTGGTGTAATCGACAACACAAGAGCTTCCTATTATGGTTATGATCAACGTACAGAAGTACAATGCCAGAAAGGATGTGTACAAGTTTCAAATGATTTGGAAAATACTGCACTTATTTCTTCTGCAGAGAATGTTCAACTTGCAAAACCTACTTGGTTTTTCTTGGAAAGGTATAAAGATGCTTTCCTTGCAGAAGATCGTGCGTTTGTTGAAGCCGTACAGTCTAACAAAGAGCCTCTTGTAAGTGGGATAGATGGCTTACGTCCCGTTGAAATTGCAATTGCAGCGCATAAGTCCTTAAAAGAAGGACGTTCTGTAAAGATTTCAGAAGTTCATTAA